The sequence TGAGCGGTCCTACCGCACAGAAGGTCGGCAAGAAACTCAAGAGCATTGGCAAAGGCCAGCAGGTGATCTGCATCACTCACCTTCCTCAAGTGGCATCATTTGGGGATCAGCATTACCTCATCGCCAAAAAGAGCGCCAAGGGAACCTTAGTGACGAACGTGACGGAACTCAGTGGTGCGGAACGCGTGGAAGAAATTGCGCGTTTGATTTCGGGTGAGACCGTGAGCTCGACCAGCCGAGCTCACGCGAAACAACTGCTTCAGGATGCCCGTTAGTTTTTCTTAACGGGCTGATCAACAACTTCGAGCCTTATATTTAACTTGGCTTGGCAAGCCAGAGCTTCTTCAGCCACATGGACAGGGTACATGTCTGCCGCTTGATCTTTTTTAGGATCTGCAAAGTATTTCGCTTCGGCGAGCTTTCCCTGATCGATACAATTTTTAACTTGAGCCACAACCGCTGCACGTTTTTCACTGGGCGTCCAGGTGCCACCCTCCGCAGGTAAAGCATTTGGGTAAATCTGAGCTTCGCGGACCGCGAACATATCGTCTTCGGTCGCATCAGGCTTAATAGGAATCGCGATGTCGGGGAAAATTCCTGTAATCTGGTTCGTTGTCCCACCGGGCTGATAGAAATAATTCGTCGTGCGGAAAAAGAGAATCGTTTGGTTGGAGATCGCCAGCGGTGAGGCCGATTGAACTGAACCTTTTCCAAAGCTCTGCTCGCCGATCACAAGAGCGCGATCATAATCGCGCAAAGCACCACCCACAAGTTCCGAAGCACTTGCAGAACCGCGATTTAAAAGAACTACGACCGGAAGGTCGGTCACTTTTTCTACCAAGGACGTGTTCATTGGATTCTTTTCGAACTGTTTTGTGATTAGATTTTTTGTAATCACAATTTCTTTCTTTCCTAAGAATATGCCGCCGATACAAACTGCGAGACCCAACTCGCCTCCAGGATTGCTTCGCATATCGAGAACAATACCTTTGGCGCCTTCGACTTCCTTCTCCATGACACTTGAACGTATTTTATCGCAAAGATCTTTACCTGCAAATTGTCGGAATCGAATGTGAGCTATCTTTTGACCAAAGCTTTCGACCATTCGTGATCTTACACCTTCGAGCTTTACTTTCGCCCGAACGAGCTTGATCTCCATCGTCTGCCCATCCCGAGAGATGGTGAGCTTTACCTCTGTGCCATCAGGTCCTCGAATGTTGCTCACCACGTCCGGCTTTAAATCAGTCACTGGGATATCATTCACGTGCGTAACGATGTCGTTGGCTTTTAAACGACCATCTTTTTCCGCGGGGCCACCGGGAATGATGCCCATCACCTCATTTGTTTTTCCGTTAAACTCCATGCCAATCCCAGAGATATTCTGGTCCGCAGACTCTCTTTTATCTGCGAACTCTTGAGTGGGAGCAATTCGACCGTGAGCATCGACCGCAGTGACAACATAGGCATTAAACGCT comes from Bdellovibrionales bacterium and encodes:
- a CDS encoding PDZ domain-containing protein gives rise to the protein MQSLSSKIVVAVSVLLVSLSGFSQTEKTMEEYWEGTILMPLLQQNFGPMFTRGKPSACYQKLETFSGCFEIINILAKSMQKIMVPVAYSKDSDFEAGALQEQLNEVGIYQFVARPEEDTKLSFRSRWEARDGLRLKIKKAHEELFSSPNKIDFAEVMDKVFKDFQKQVEGKKQNFVLAQAFNAYVVTAVDAHGRIAPTQEFADKRESADQNISGIGMEFNGKTNEVMGIIPGGPAEKDGRLKANDIVTHVNDIPVTDLKPDVVSNIRGPDGTEVKLTISRDGQTMEIKLVRAKVKLEGVRSRMVESFGQKIAHIRFRQFAGKDLCDKIRSSVMEKEVEGAKGIVLDMRSNPGGELGLAVCIGGIFLGKKEIVITKNLITKQFEKNPMNTSLVEKVTDLPVVVLLNRGSASASELVGGALRDYDRALVIGEQSFGKGSVQSASPLAISNQTILFFRTTNYFYQPGGTTNQITGIFPDIAIPIKPDATEDDMFAVREAQIYPNALPAEGGTWTPSEKRAAVVAQVKNCIDQGKLAEAKYFADPKKDQAADMYPVHVAEEALACQAKLNIRLEVVDQPVKKN